A genomic region of Streptomyces sp. R33 contains the following coding sequences:
- a CDS encoding alpha/beta fold hydrolase, producing MHPKRRTLALALPATLAALMGAAPAAPASVPAAAGADRHGPKPTIVLVHGAFADASSWSGTIRRLQRAGYPVLAPANPLRGLAADTAYLRSVLAAVEGPVVLVGHSYGGAVISGAALGDSRVKALVYIAAFTPDKGESAAELAAKFPGSTLGDTVNPRSYPLPGGGTGTELVIERAKFHRQFAADVPIADAAVMAATQRPVATAALEEKAGEAAWKTIPSWALIASADKNIPPAAERWMARRAGSHITEVDASHAVAVSRPAVVTDVILDAVRATR from the coding sequence ATGCATCCCAAGAGGCGCACCCTCGCCCTCGCCCTGCCGGCCACACTGGCCGCCCTGATGGGCGCCGCACCCGCCGCACCCGCGAGCGTCCCGGCCGCCGCCGGCGCCGACCGGCACGGTCCCAAGCCCACGATCGTCCTGGTCCACGGGGCGTTCGCCGACGCCTCCAGCTGGAGCGGCACGATCAGGCGGCTGCAGCGCGCCGGCTACCCCGTCCTGGCCCCCGCCAACCCGCTGCGCGGTCTCGCCGCGGACACCGCCTACCTGCGCAGCGTGCTGGCCGCCGTCGAGGGCCCCGTCGTCCTGGTCGGCCACTCCTACGGCGGCGCCGTCATCAGTGGCGCCGCGCTGGGCGACAGCCGTGTGAAGGCCCTCGTCTACATCGCCGCGTTCACCCCGGACAAGGGCGAGAGCGCGGCCGAGCTCGCCGCCAAGTTCCCCGGCTCCACCCTCGGCGACACCGTGAACCCGCGGTCGTACCCGCTGCCCGGCGGTGGCACCGGCACCGAACTCGTCATCGAACGGGCCAAGTTCCACCGGCAGTTCGCCGCCGACGTCCCCATCGCCGACGCGGCCGTCATGGCCGCGACCCAGCGCCCGGTCGCCACTGCCGCGCTGGAGGAGAAGGCCGGGGAAGCGGCCTGGAAGACGATCCCGTCCTGGGCGCTGATCGCCAGCGCCGACAAGAACATCCCGCCGGCCGCCGAACGGTGGATGGCCCGGCGCGCCGGCTCGCACATCACCGAAGTGGACGCGTCGCACGCCGTGGCCGTCTCCCGCCCGGCCGTGGTCACCGACGTGATCCTCGACGCCGTGCGGGCGACCCGCTGA